A genomic region of Rhipicephalus sanguineus isolate Rsan-2018 chromosome 3, BIME_Rsan_1.4, whole genome shotgun sequence contains the following coding sequences:
- the LOC125757677 gene encoding NBAS subunit of NRZ tethering complex-like, with protein sequence MVLDLLRPFCLDSSVTIHVRLKVLEILEKNVSLNADDENLLLLLQVQTLIWSEWPDYELDECTELDGDKRQAMFDELLQRCSTQSGFVVLGKLLQCGEPLDSTSELDPEKNPWTQLIGHMLLVCDGGSGLDEAESLFLTAIKNCNLNLECCRYIFCEFEKKNSLIHILRTFLQTDYPQLHSDAIAFLRHVDKISECDYDETVLNRILQLRLLPDVVSTPLYQPVVDHLIANRGSAEKHFSIEEATRSLTDANMLAEAGTLLLQSSRTHPAACTFNAAVNAARRWLRGVASEP encoded by the exons ATGGTCCTTGACCTGCTGCGCCCTTTCTGCCTTGACAGTAGTGTCACAATTCATGTGCGCCTCAAGGTGCTCGAGATACTTGAGAAG AATGTATCGCTGAACGCCGACGATGAGAATCTCCTACTGCTCCTTCAAGTGCAGACACTAATTTGGTCTGAGTGGCCAGACTACGAG CTTGACGAATGCACTGAACTGGACGGTGACAAGAGGCAGGCCATGTTTGATGAACTCCTTCAGCGCTGCAGCACACAGTCGGGCTTTGTCGTCCTTGGAAAGCTCCTTCAGTGTGGTGAACCCCTGGATTCCACATCAGAATT AGATCCAGAAAAGAATCCTTGGACTCAACTGATAGGCCATATGCTTTTAGTTTGTGATGGAGGATCAGGCTTGGATGAAGCCGAAAGCCTGTTCTTAACTGCGATCAAGAACTGTAACCTCAATTTAGAA TGTTGCCGTTATATTTTCTGCGAATTCGAGAAGAAGAACAGCCTGATTCACATACTTCGAACATTTCTTCAGACTGATTATCCACAGCTCCATAGTGATGCAATTGCATTCCTCAGGCATGTTGATAAG ATTTCGGAATGCGACTATGACGAGACTGTGCTGAACAGGATTTTACAGCTGAGATTGCTTCCTGACGTGGTGTCAACGCCACTGTATCAACCAGTCGTAGACCACCTGATCGCTAACAGGGGCTCCGCTGAAAAGCACTTTAGCATTGAGGAAGCAACGAGGAGCCTCACCGATGCCAATATGCTGGCGGAAGCTGGCACGCTGTTGCTACAATCATCACGCACACACCCTGCCGCGTGCACCTTCAACGCAGCTGTGAATGCTGCGAGGCGGTGGCTTCGAGGGGTGGCCAGTGAACCTTAG